One window from the genome of Nicotiana tomentosiformis chromosome 5, ASM39032v3, whole genome shotgun sequence encodes:
- the LOC138892566 gene encoding uncharacterized protein, translating to MLEAREEIVHEILWELNSGNTSVWHENWTGIGPLYHVLPQNFNINEEIQNVAELRNGNTWDDLTLDQNFPEDISDHIRHNVPFDQTSEKWDTPQWMPTTSGKFSVNNAWSIMRHRGANNSELCNLWTKGLPFKISFFMWKLWKMKIPTDDLWRRNGYIIVSKCWCCSPPNEDSYQHLFLKSETADRVWRTFLQLARIIINMVQVHQIIRA from the coding sequence ATGTTAGAAGCAAGAGAAGAGATTGTACATGAGATTCTCTGGGAACTAAATAGTGGTAACACAAGTGTTTGGCATGAGAACTGGACAGGCATTGGACCTCTATATCATGTACTCCCTCAAAACTTCAAcataaatgaagaaatacaaaatGTAGCAGAATTAAGGAATGGTAATACTTGGGATGATCTAACACTCGATCAAAACTTTCCAGAAGACATCTCAGACCACATCAGGCACAATGTGCCATTTGATCAGACTAGTGAAAAATGGGACACTCCTCAATGGATGCCAACTACATCTGGCAAGTTCTCTGTTAACAATGCATGGAGTATTATGAGACATAGAGGAGCAAATAACTCAGAATTATGCAACTTGTGGACAAAAGGTTTACCTTTCAAAATCTCTTTCTTTATGTGGAAACTATGGAAAATGAAGATCCCCACTGATGACTTATGGAGAAGAAATGGATACATTATAGTCTCTAAATGCTGGTGTTGCTCACCTCCAAATGAAGATTCCTACCAACACCTCTTCCTAAAGAGTGAAACAGCAGATAGAGTGTGGAGAACCTTCTTACAACTAGCTCGAATTATAATAAATATGGTACAAGTACACCAAATCATTAGAGCATGA
- the LOC138892565 gene encoding uncharacterized protein — protein sequence MRRQNAGISINEPKDNMHPNTSNTYLQSPTTQLKWNTCQGSAVKSQIPPTPISRDLAMFQPLNVPMNHACQEIPSQSRLDSPKSTTATRCDRQAWSDSCQESDIRVDAMEMLTVAEQLHKKHTYTSQHTLALDLQTNDTWKNIRKTDITLLEYMPRQQDNHVTAEASKDTMIYHLQTESDMVTKLGEEQIGITIVDKASISMLIIQQTLLDKQHMEDEADEESTVGNFKDVVREGDLSPRLTTRNGKKGKKQIQAFQRVINMQKQHGFCIVALLEPFQKQGFIYKYMRRLGMETTLSNINGKICLFIDVVVEWELLIDTAQQLTIKVLHHGIGKNIIMTVVYTKCSSLERLELWDNLYYLASDMELPWVVGGDFNVILNEEEKIGGLLVYPPEYEDFSFCVNSCELFDTGYTSSPFTCVDVEHLIRTGSDYAPMLMTCGEDVAHFVKPFRFLNFWTTHESFNEVVKQKWIADFVGDPFLMFKQKMKRLKAALSHWSKITFGDIFNQLAQAALKRYLSIEEQYWKQKEGMKWFAEGDRNTTFFHNHVNGKRQKLQLKRIQNANGDGLEDQEGIANVATTFFQTQFTEKGQFTSSKLLNNIPNNRRVKNAVIALSGDSATGPDRFTGLFFQHSWDTVGNDIYNMLQQFYTGSPLPKSITHTTLVLLPKVQQAQTFSDLRPRSLSNFINKEIVTHIRLRDKPTNVVIKLDMAKAYDRVPWNYLIHVLRKMRFAEHFLKLIWNLIANNWYSVLINGQASGFFKSSRGVKQGDPFSPSLFILSAEVLSRSLNKLFEDKKFIGFGIPKWTDPLNHLAYADDTIIFSSSDPYSLMKVVKVLKQYEHASGQLINKSKSSYYTHDKVVRNLVHSVGCVTGFKKGNFPFNYLGCPIFYNRRRKAYYNDLIKKVKAKLHSWKGKLLSFGGKTNLISNVLQSLTIHILSVMDPPKNVLVHLHKTFTRFFWSTKEEGRSRHWSKWLNICLPKEEGGIGLKSLFDVSKALFAKLWWRFRTSKSLWSNFMWNKYCKKEMPAVVQFRKGSQV from the exons ATGAGGAGACAAAATGCAGGAATTAGCATCAATGAGCCTAAAGATAACATGCATCCAAATACCTCCAACACCTATCTCCAAAGCCCCACCACTCAATTAAAATGGAACACATGCCAAGGATCTGCTGTTAAATCACAAATACCTCCAACACCTATTTCTAGAGACCTTGCTATGTTCCAACCTCTAAATGTGCCAATGAATCATGCTTGCCAGGAGATACCCTCTCAAAGCCGTTTGGACTCTCCAAAATCAACAACAGCAACAAGATGTGATAGGCAAGCATGGAGTGATTCCTGCCAAGAATCAGACATCAGGGTTGATGCAATGGAAATGTTAACAGTTGCGGAGCAGCTCCATAAGAAGCATACATACACCTCACAACATACCTTAGCTTTAGACCTTCAAACCAATGACACATGGAAGAATATACGAAAAACTGACATTACTCTGTTAGAGTACATGCCTAGGCAGCAGGACAATCATGTTACTGCAGAAGCATCTAAAGATACAATGATTTATCACCTACAAACAGAGAGTGATATGGTTACAAAATTGGGGGAAGAACAGATAGGGATCACAATTGTGGATAAAGCCTCAATATCAATGCTAATT ATTCAACAAACGTTGCTTGATAAACAACATATGGAAGATGAAGCTGATGAGGAATCAACTGTTGGGAACTTCAAAGATGTTGTCAGAGAAGGGGACCTATCTCCTAGACTGACAACCAGAAATGGAAAGAAAGGCAAAAAGCAAATACAA GCCTTTCAAAGGGTTATCAACATGCAAAAGCAACATGGTTTCTGCATTGTAGCACTGTTAGAACCTTTCCAGAAACAAGGGTTCATATACAAATACATGAGAAGGTTGGGTATGGAAACTACATTATCAAATATCAATGGGAAGATATGCTTATTCATAGATGTTGTTGTGGAGTGGGAGCTCCTAATAGACACTGCGCAACAACTAACAATCAAAGTTTTACATCATGGAATTGGCAAGAACATCATCATGACAGTTGTATATACAAAATGCTCCTCACTTGAAAGATTAGAATTATGGGATAATCTGTATTACCTTGCCTCTGATATGGAACTCCCTTGGGTGGTTGGAGGAGATTTTAATGTGATTCTTAATGAAGAAGAGAAGATTGGAGGACTTCTAGTATATCCCCCAGAGTATGAAGAtttttctttctgtgtcaactccTGTGAATTGTTTGATACTGGATACACAAGTAGTCCCTTCACATG TGTTGATGTGGAACACCTCATAAGGACTGGGTCTGACTATGCACCTATGCTAATGACCTGTGGGGAAGATGTTGCTCACTTTGTTAAACCTTTTAGGTTTCTCAATTTCTGGACTACACATGAATCTTTCAATGAAGTAGTGAAGCAAAAATGGATTGCAGACTTTGTGGGTGACCCTTTCCTTATGTTTAAACAAAAAATGAAAAGATTGAAGGCTGCCCTATCTCATTGGAGTAAAATTACCTTTGGGGATATATTCAATCAGCTG GCACAAGCAGCACTAAAGAGGTACCTGAGCATTGAAGAGCAGTACTGGAAACAAAAGGAAGGTATGAAAtggtttgctgaaggagatagAAACACCACTTTCTTCCACAATCATGTCAATGGGAAGAGACAGAAATTGCAACTGAAAAGGATTCAGAATGCTAATGGTGACGGGCTTGAAGACCAAGAAGGAATTGCTAATGTTGCAACTACATTCTTTCAGACACAATTCACAGAGAAAGGACAGTTCACTAGTTCTAAATTACTAAATAAT ATTCCCAACAATAGAAGAGTCAAAAATGCAGTAATTGCATTGAGTGGGGACAGTGCAACTGGACCTGATCGCTTCACTGGTCTGTTTTTTCAACACTCCTGGGATACTGTGGGAAATGACATCTATAACATGCTGCAACAGTTCTACACAGGATCTCCACtaccaaaatccataacacacacAACCCTAGTACTACTCCCTAAGGTTCAGCAAGCACAAACATTCTCAGACCTAAGACCTAGAAGTCTTAGCAATTTCATCAATAAG GAGATAGTCACTCATATCAGACTGAGAGACAAGCCAACTAATGTGGTTATCAAGCTTGATATGGCAAAGGCATATGACAGGGTGCCTTGGAATTACTTGATCCATGTGTTGAGAAAAATGAGATTTGCTGAACACTTCCTCAAACTGATATGGAACTTAATTGCTAATAACTGGTACTCAGTCTTAATCAATGGTCAAGCTTCAGGATTCTTTAAGTCCAGCAGAGGAGTCAAGCAAGGAGACCCTTTTTCCCCATCACTGTTTATATTATCAGCAGAGGTCTTATCAAGATCACTGAACAAATTGTTTGAAGATAAGAAGTTTATAGGATTTGGAATACCTAAGTGGACAGATCCTTTGAATCACCtggcatatgctgatgatacaATAATATTCTCATCCTCTGATCCATACTCCTTAATGAAAGTTGTTAAGGTACTAAAGCAGTATGAACACGCATCTGGTCAGCTGATAAACAAGTCCAAGAGCTCTTATTACACACATGACAAAGTGGTAAGGAATCTAGTTCATTCAGTTGGTTGTGTTACAGGTTTTAAAAAGGGAAACTTTCCTTTTAATTACCTTGGGTGTCCAATTTTCTACAATAGAAGAAGGAAGGCATACTACAATGATCTTATCAAGAAAGTAAAAGCAAAATTGCATTCTTGGAAAGGGAAACTACTTTCTTTTGGAGGAAAGACAAATCTTATATCGAATGTGCTACAAAGCCTAACTATTCACATTCTTTCAGTTATGGATCCTCCTAAAAATGTCCTGGTGCACTTGCATAAGACTTTTACTAGATTCTTTTGGAGCACTAAGGAAGAAGGAAGAAGCAGACACTGGAGCAAGTGGCTGAACATATGTCTACCTAAGGAGGAAGGAGGAATAGGGTTAAAGTCACTATTTGATGTATCCAAAGCACTATTTGCAAAACTATGGTGGAGATTTAGAACCAGCAAATCATTAtggtctaatttcatgtggaacAAATACTGCAAAAAAGAAATGCCTGCTGTTGTACAGTTCAGAAAAGGATCCCAAGTGTGA